A region from the Serinibacter arcticus genome encodes:
- a CDS encoding DUF7507 domain-containing protein gives MPSDPPVLYEETFENYGGADSDVVNLPDYSSGQGVTYTADPFWLDVLMCNGFLLTFQAPENPPAGYCGNFLSEWRDVRVKAYALGLLNSPADPETNRAVSSNTSGSTADNQRQFVSSQIPLAANGRFVTFSVDAAATACFTNYAPLLRFYLTDAIGNETPVSTSAINPCTDSRTQVYEGLGQVVHYGSFAANSSVLLTTPTVGVTMRNEHGGGGGNDGAFDNIRILDVTPQLDKAFVPAIAPVGGTSTLTFTVTNSSELAAKDGWSFTDTLPAGLIVASPASVGGTCQASTTTAAGSSSIVISEGSLGAGEVSCTITVPVTHSAVQAGQSAPLSFENCAANISPSLGLNLPGCAPVTFVSNPAIELAKSASTDEVTLGEQVTYSFVATNVGDVTLSDVAVSEEEFSGSGELSALQCAQPTTLAPGASLTCTATYTVTQADVDAGSIYNTATATATDPFGTPVSDDDDAIIPSDAQAGYTLVKLTDVVDVNDNDLTDLGDEINYTFQVTNTGNTTLTDVSITDPMLADLNITITCNPTTLAPGASVTCEADAPYVITQTDVDNGQVINTATATATPPPAWKPPNPPPPPPTPPPTPSPTTPW, from the coding sequence GTGCCGTCCGATCCCCCCGTCCTGTACGAGGAGACGTTCGAGAACTACGGGGGGGCCGACAGCGACGTCGTGAACCTCCCGGACTACTCCTCGGGCCAGGGGGTCACCTACACGGCCGACCCCTTCTGGCTCGACGTGCTCATGTGCAACGGCTTCCTTCTCACGTTCCAGGCGCCCGAGAACCCGCCCGCGGGGTACTGCGGCAACTTCCTGTCGGAGTGGCGAGACGTCCGGGTGAAGGCGTACGCGCTGGGCCTGCTGAACTCGCCCGCCGATCCCGAGACCAATCGAGCAGTCTCCAGCAACACCTCGGGCAGCACCGCGGACAATCAGCGCCAGTTCGTCTCGTCCCAGATCCCGCTGGCGGCCAACGGTCGCTTCGTGACCTTCTCCGTCGACGCAGCGGCCACGGCGTGCTTCACCAACTACGCTCCCCTGCTGCGGTTCTACCTGACCGACGCGATCGGCAACGAGACTCCCGTGTCGACGTCGGCGATCAACCCGTGCACCGACTCTCGGACCCAGGTCTACGAAGGTCTCGGCCAGGTCGTCCACTACGGGAGCTTCGCGGCCAACTCCTCGGTCCTGCTGACCACTCCGACGGTTGGCGTCACGATGAGGAACGAGCACGGTGGCGGCGGCGGCAACGACGGAGCGTTCGACAACATTCGGATCTTGGACGTCACACCCCAGCTCGACAAGGCGTTCGTGCCGGCCATCGCGCCGGTGGGAGGCACCTCGACGCTGACCTTCACGGTGACCAACAGCAGCGAGCTCGCAGCCAAGGACGGTTGGTCCTTCACCGACACCCTTCCCGCCGGCCTCATCGTCGCGAGCCCCGCCTCCGTCGGCGGAACCTGTCAGGCATCGACGACGACTGCAGCCGGATCATCGAGCATCGTGATCTCCGAGGGCTCTCTCGGCGCTGGCGAGGTCTCGTGCACCATCACCGTGCCCGTCACCCACTCAGCGGTCCAGGCAGGCCAGAGCGCCCCACTGTCGTTCGAGAACTGCGCCGCGAACATCAGCCCATCGCTCGGCCTGAACCTTCCCGGATGCGCTCCGGTCACCTTCGTGAGCAACCCGGCCATCGAGCTCGCCAAGTCGGCCAGCACGGACGAGGTCACCCTCGGCGAGCAGGTCACGTACTCGTTCGTGGCCACCAACGTCGGCGACGTCACGCTGAGTGACGTCGCCGTCTCCGAGGAGGAGTTCTCCGGGTCGGGCGAACTCTCCGCGCTGCAGTGTGCGCAACCCACCACGCTGGCGCCGGGCGCCTCTCTCACCTGCACGGCCACCTACACCGTCACTCAGGCCGACGTCGACGCAGGTTCGATCTACAACACCGCCACGGCCACCGCCACCGACCCGTTCGGCACCCCGGTCAGCGACGACGACGACGCGATCATCCCGTCCGACGCGCAGGCCGGCTACACGCTGGTGAAGCTCACTGACGTGGTCGACGTCAACGACAACGACCTCACCGACCTCGGCGACGAGATCAACTACACCTTCCAGGTCACCAACACCGGCAACACCACCCTCACCGACGTCAGCATCACCGACCCCATGCTGGCCGATCTCAACATCACCATCACCTGCAACCCGACCACCCTCGCCCCCGGCGCATCGGTCACCTGCGAGGCAGACGCCCCGTACGTAATCACCCAGACCGACGTCGACAACGGCCAGGTCATCAACACCGCCACCGCAACCGCCACCCCGCCCCCGGCGTGGAAACCCCCGAACCCCCCACCTCCACCACCGACACCCCCACCGACCCCGTCGCCGACTACACCCTGGTGA
- a CDS encoding DUF7507 domain-containing protein, with protein sequence METPEPPTSTTDTPTDPVADYTLVKLADVVDVNDNDLTDLGDEINYTFQVTNTGNTTLTDVSITDPMLADLNITITCNPTTLAPGASVTCEADAPYVITQTDVDNGQVINTATATATPPPGVETPEPPTSTTDTPTDPVPGITLVKTVDATEVVLGQEVTYTFVATNSGNTTLTGVLVEEVEFTGAGELSQLACDPAQPATLAPAAFVTCTATYTVTQADVDNGGVDNTASATGTPPSGPPISDQDGAELPSNPEAGYTLVKLADVVDVNDNDLTDLGDEINYTFQVTNTGNTTLTDVSITDPMLADLNITITCNPTTLAPGASVTCEADAPYVITQTDVDNGQVINTATATATPPPGVETPEPPTSTTDTPTDPVADYTLVKLADVVDVNDNDLTDLGDEINYTFQVTNTGNTTLTDVSITDPMLADLNITITCNPTTLAPGASVTCEADAPYVITQTDVDNGQVINTATATATPPPGVETPEPPTSTTDTPTDPVAALSLDKQVSRVEDVNGNGVVDAGDRITYVFVVTNTGTVVLTDVSVDDPKLEALGITVRCDPTTLRPGASVTCEADSPYSITQADTTAGRVVNTASAVGDAPAGVVPPTPATDTVSTTIGSPVPLPVRPGLPVTGAHGVGLGLTALALLGVGGAMIVVRRRSEVTISRG encoded by the coding sequence GTGGAAACCCCCGAACCCCCCACCTCCACCACCGACACCCCCACCGACCCCGTCGCCGACTACACCCTGGTGAAGCTCGCTGACGTCGTCGACGTCAACGACAACGACCTCACCGACCTCGGCGACGAGATCAACTACACCTTCCAGGTCACCAACACCGGCAACACCACCCTCACCGACGTCAGCATCACCGACCCCATGCTGGCCGATCTCAACATCACCATCACCTGCAACCCGACCACCCTCGCCCCCGGCGCATCGGTCACCTGCGAGGCAGACGCCCCGTACGTGATCACCCAGACCGACGTCGACAACGGCCAGGTCATCAACACCGCCACCGCAACCGCCACCCCGCCCCCCGGCGTGGAAACCCCCGAACCCCCCACCTCCACCACCGACACCCCCACCGACCCCGTGCCCGGAATCACCCTGGTCAAGACGGTGGACGCGACGGAAGTCGTGCTCGGGCAGGAGGTGACGTACACCTTCGTGGCGACGAACTCCGGCAACACGACGCTGACCGGCGTCCTGGTCGAGGAGGTCGAGTTCACCGGGGCGGGCGAGCTCTCACAGCTCGCGTGCGACCCGGCGCAGCCCGCAACCCTCGCCCCGGCAGCCTTCGTCACCTGCACCGCGACCTACACGGTGACGCAGGCCGACGTCGACAACGGTGGCGTGGACAACACCGCCTCAGCGACCGGAACGCCTCCGAGCGGACCGCCGATCTCCGACCAGGACGGTGCCGAGCTTCCGTCCAACCCCGAGGCCGGCTACACGCTGGTGAAGCTCGCTGACGTGGTCGACGTCAACGACAACGACCTCACCGACCTCGGCGACGAGATCAACTACACCTTCCAGGTCACCAACACCGGCAACACCACCCTCACCGACGTCAGCATCACCGACCCCATGCTGGCCGATCTCAACATCACCATCACCTGCAACCCGACCACCCTCGCCCCCGGCGCATCGGTCACCTGCGAGGCAGACGCCCCGTACGTAATCACCCAGACCGACGTCGACAACGGCCAGGTCATCAACACCGCCACCGCAACCGCCACCCCGCCCCCCGGCGTGGAAACCCCCGAACCCCCCACCTCCACCACCGACACCCCCACCGACCCCGTCGCCGACTACACCCTGGTGAAGCTCGCTGACGTCGTCGACGTCAACGACAACGACCTCACCGACCTCGGCGACGAGATCAACTACACCTTCCAGGTCACCAACACCGGCAACACCACCCTCACCGACGTCAGCATCACCGACCCCATGCTGGCCGATCTCAACATCACCATCACCTGCAACCCGACCACCCTCGCCCCCGGCGCATCGGTCACCTGCGAGGCAGACGCCCCGTACGTAATCACCCAGACCGACGTCGACAACGGCCAGGTCATCAACACCGCCACCGCAACCGCCACCCCGCCCCCCGGCGTGGAAACCCCCGAACCCCCCACCTCCACCACCGACACCCCCACCGACCCCGTCGCCGCGCTGTCTCTCGACAAGCAGGTCTCGCGGGTCGAGGACGTGAACGGCAACGGAGTGGTCGACGCCGGAGACCGCATCACGTACGTGTTCGTGGTGACCAACACGGGCACCGTCGTGCTGACGGACGTGAGCGTTGACGACCCGAAGCTCGAGGCGCTGGGCATCACCGTGCGGTGCGACCCGACGACCCTCCGCCCCGGGGCCTCGGTGACGTGCGAGGCCGACTCGCCGTACTCCATCACGCAGGCGGACACGACCGCCGGACGGGTGGTCAACACGGCGAGCGCCGTCGGGGACGCGCCGGCCGGCGTCGTCCCGCCCACGCCGGCGACCGACACGGTCAGCACCACCATCGGAAGCCCCGTGCCCCTCCCCGTGCGTCCAGGGCTTCCGGTCACCGGAGCACACGGGGTCGGACTCGGCCTGACCGCTCTGGCGCTCCTCGGCGTCGGTGGAGCGATGATCGTCGTCCGTCGACGGAGTGAGGTCACGATCTCCCGCGGCTGA
- a CDS encoding MFS transporter, producing MSADERLASDVARRRLLWPALGLAIALNAAYGGLGGVLVPAQVALVDAGTKEVNLAIVMTTASLVTIVVSPLAGAASDGTRSRWGRRAPWIVTASVVAVPAALALGSARSVLALTIGWVLTQAALNVVQSPFEAAVADRVLPSERGRAGSILGVGVSLGLALGVVLAGQLVSFPLATGALLTSAVAVAAAVLVRRNPEIANAGSGLTSGLPTMTWPRRAPDFTRVFVGRFMLVLGNQLVSGYLLFILMDHLGLSREGAAATAGLVVTIHTGCIAVAAAVAGRFTDSSRRRKPFVVVASIVVACALLLPWLLPTVPAVLCYAVVAGLGRGTYLAVDTALMIDVLPQRRHTGRDLAILGLAQVVPQALTPLVAVGLLTLSHGDYGVLFAAALGLVLVSIVPVMRINSVR from the coding sequence ATGAGCGCTGACGAACGCCTCGCCAGCGACGTTGCTCGACGCCGACTCCTGTGGCCCGCCCTGGGCCTTGCGATAGCACTGAACGCTGCTTACGGCGGACTCGGAGGCGTGCTCGTGCCCGCGCAGGTCGCGCTCGTGGATGCCGGAACCAAGGAGGTCAACCTCGCGATCGTGATGACGACGGCGTCTCTCGTGACGATCGTGGTCTCACCTCTGGCCGGTGCCGCATCGGACGGGACCCGATCGCGCTGGGGCCGTCGAGCACCCTGGATCGTGACGGCCTCCGTCGTGGCTGTGCCTGCGGCGCTGGCGCTGGGCTCCGCCCGATCTGTGCTCGCTCTCACCATCGGCTGGGTCCTGACGCAAGCGGCTCTCAACGTGGTGCAGTCACCGTTCGAGGCGGCCGTCGCCGACCGGGTCCTCCCCTCCGAGCGGGGGCGGGCCGGCTCCATCCTCGGCGTCGGTGTGTCGTTGGGGCTCGCCCTGGGAGTGGTGCTGGCCGGCCAGCTCGTGTCCTTCCCTCTGGCTACCGGGGCGCTGCTGACCTCTGCGGTAGCCGTTGCCGCCGCCGTCCTCGTTCGTCGCAATCCCGAGATCGCCAACGCAGGAAGCGGACTGACCTCAGGCCTCCCGACGATGACCTGGCCACGGCGAGCACCGGACTTCACCCGCGTCTTCGTGGGTCGGTTCATGCTGGTGCTGGGCAACCAGCTGGTGTCGGGGTATCTGCTGTTCATCCTCATGGACCATCTAGGACTTAGCCGCGAGGGCGCCGCGGCCACCGCTGGGCTCGTGGTCACCATTCACACCGGATGCATCGCTGTCGCGGCCGCCGTCGCTGGGCGGTTCACGGACAGCTCTCGCCGCCGCAAACCGTTCGTCGTGGTCGCCTCGATCGTCGTCGCCTGTGCCCTGCTGCTTCCCTGGCTCCTGCCGACCGTTCCTGCGGTGCTGTGCTACGCGGTGGTAGCAGGGTTGGGTCGTGGAACGTATCTCGCGGTGGACACGGCGCTGATGATCGACGTCCTGCCGCAGCGTCGGCACACGGGTCGCGACCTCGCCATCCTGGGACTGGCCCAGGTTGTGCCCCAGGCCCTCACCCCCCTCGTCGCCGTCGGGCTCCTGACACTGAGCCACGGTGACTACGGGGTGCTCTTCGCCGCGGCCCTCGGGTTGGTTCTCGTCTCGATCGTGCCGGTGATGCGAATCAACTCGGTTCGTTGA
- a CDS encoding LuxR family transcriptional regulator, with product MDSGLLSEQVPELPEDPDELIPRVVRTLLRLGSSATLVVDDLDRLPEPLRASLLTVASSVPQLHLLASADASWEPEVSLPAVAVVADLELSVDDIARATGTSAEVATQLKRAILGRPAGLRMVSVMPVGQDDGLRTGAELVRTEHHVIRAHDAEVRRRVRALALQDLSSETEGVLRSWALADPVTDELARLLNPRVAVDDVMRAVVRAGLARVERQVGGDLIIRLAAPVRATLRQDASPEDRSIHVAHANWALARRDLPRALRAAGQADDLALAGLVLTTGGLPLLWEHGAILVEHFERTPVRRLQQHPVVALALGLALNSRRQHRLRAAELFITAAASARLNRSATPSDRALMATVESVALRLTGLADGGVAGARRAASALGQLDATGQAALGALRSDLLLHAGIGLLYGDLREEAVEAFEAGAAAAAPLEPNLHAWALLAGTAALRGDLDEARSWRDLALSRPWPPDKIDDYQGTYLRVAQVVLALEDGKPAEAEAWLDRIWPILPTVEHWSVLLQVRAFLDVRRGRPLEGLERMDRVRRSRRSRTGAPEPVLRRLDETAALLHLAAGQPAAAERVLRRTRREDAPGALARGRLALAQGRTDLALTRLARASSLGLTAPRLRVEHGALEAAALLRLGRSELAERAVLRLEAQLEASGLSFPLFLVPGAEGALLLQRFASTSQGERGGSPGSTASAIPEVPHLTPREEVVLRKLVDTASTVRIAQELVVSANTVKSQMRSLYRKLGATNRREALAAATSFGLLRRTEDDGEGSAVNLNEPS from the coding sequence ATGGACTCCGGACTGCTGTCGGAGCAGGTGCCGGAGCTCCCCGAGGATCCCGACGAGCTGATCCCGCGCGTCGTTCGGACACTCCTTCGACTCGGGAGTTCCGCGACGCTCGTCGTCGACGACCTCGACCGTCTTCCGGAACCGTTGCGAGCGAGCCTGCTCACCGTGGCGAGCTCCGTACCGCAGCTCCATCTGCTGGCGAGCGCCGACGCCTCGTGGGAGCCGGAGGTCTCCCTCCCCGCCGTGGCGGTCGTGGCGGACCTCGAGCTGAGTGTCGACGACATTGCGCGGGCGACTGGCACGTCGGCTGAGGTCGCGACCCAGCTGAAGCGGGCGATCCTCGGCCGCCCGGCAGGGCTTCGCATGGTGAGCGTCATGCCGGTGGGGCAGGACGACGGTCTCCGAACGGGCGCCGAGCTCGTGCGGACGGAACATCACGTGATCAGGGCTCACGACGCGGAGGTGCGGCGCCGCGTCCGGGCGCTCGCGTTGCAGGACCTCTCGTCCGAGACGGAGGGGGTGCTGCGTTCCTGGGCTCTGGCCGATCCCGTGACGGACGAGCTCGCTCGACTCCTGAACCCGCGAGTCGCGGTCGACGACGTGATGCGCGCCGTCGTGCGCGCAGGACTGGCGCGCGTCGAGCGGCAGGTGGGGGGCGATCTGATCATCCGTCTCGCTGCCCCCGTACGAGCGACGCTGAGGCAGGATGCCAGCCCGGAGGACCGCTCGATCCACGTCGCTCACGCGAACTGGGCGTTGGCCAGGCGTGACCTGCCTCGCGCACTTCGGGCTGCCGGTCAGGCGGACGACCTGGCGCTGGCAGGCCTCGTCCTCACGACTGGTGGGCTTCCACTGCTGTGGGAGCACGGCGCGATTCTTGTCGAGCATTTCGAGAGAACCCCCGTGCGAAGGCTTCAGCAGCATCCGGTGGTCGCGCTCGCTCTCGGTCTGGCGTTGAACTCCCGGCGTCAGCACCGACTTCGAGCCGCTGAGCTCTTCATCACCGCGGCTGCATCCGCGCGACTGAATCGGTCGGCCACCCCGTCCGACCGCGCGCTCATGGCGACCGTGGAAAGCGTCGCGCTCCGACTGACCGGGCTCGCGGACGGTGGTGTGGCCGGTGCCCGCCGAGCAGCGAGCGCCCTGGGTCAGCTCGACGCCACCGGTCAGGCGGCCCTCGGCGCACTCCGCAGCGACCTGCTCCTTCACGCCGGAATAGGACTTCTCTACGGCGACCTCCGTGAAGAGGCCGTCGAGGCCTTCGAAGCCGGTGCGGCGGCGGCGGCCCCCCTCGAGCCCAACCTGCACGCTTGGGCACTGCTGGCCGGCACCGCCGCTCTTCGCGGAGACCTGGACGAGGCTCGTTCGTGGCGCGACCTCGCCCTGTCCCGGCCGTGGCCGCCGGACAAGATCGACGATTACCAGGGCACCTATCTTCGCGTCGCTCAGGTGGTGCTCGCCCTCGAGGACGGAAAGCCCGCCGAGGCGGAAGCCTGGCTCGACCGGATCTGGCCGATCCTCCCCACCGTCGAACACTGGAGCGTGCTCCTCCAGGTTCGAGCGTTCCTCGACGTCCGACGAGGTCGGCCGCTCGAGGGTCTCGAGCGCATGGACAGGGTGCGCCGCTCGAGGCGGTCGCGGACCGGGGCGCCGGAACCCGTGCTGCGCCGACTCGACGAGACCGCGGCGCTCCTGCATCTGGCGGCGGGTCAGCCGGCGGCCGCCGAGAGAGTGCTGCGGCGAACCCGCCGCGAGGATGCCCCGGGGGCGCTGGCTCGAGGCCGCCTCGCACTCGCACAGGGACGAACTGACCTCGCGCTGACGCGGCTCGCGCGAGCCTCGTCCCTGGGCTTGACCGCGCCGCGGCTGCGAGTCGAGCACGGTGCGCTCGAGGCCGCAGCTCTTCTCCGCCTGGGCCGGTCGGAGCTGGCGGAACGAGCCGTGCTCCGGTTGGAGGCTCAGCTCGAGGCGTCCGGCCTCAGCTTTCCGCTCTTCCTGGTCCCCGGCGCCGAGGGAGCGCTCCTGCTTCAGCGCTTCGCCTCGACGTCCCAGGGGGAAAGAGGGGGATCACCCGGATCGACCGCCTCGGCCATTCCCGAGGTTCCACACCTGACACCGCGCGAGGAGGTCGTGCTGCGCAAGCTCGTCGACACGGCCAGCACCGTCCGGATAGCTCAAGAGCTCGTCGTGTCGGCCAACACGGTCAAGAGCCAGATGCGCAGCCTCTACCGCAAGCTCGGAGCCACCAACCGCAGGGAGGCGCTCGCCGCCGCCACGAGCTTTGGTCTGCTTCGGCGAACCGAGGATGACGGCGAAGGTTCGGCGGTCAACCTCAACGAACCGAGTTGA